The Narcine bancroftii isolate sNarBan1 chromosome 11, sNarBan1.hap1, whole genome shotgun sequence genome has a window encoding:
- the LOC138745623 gene encoding hydroxylysine kinase-like, which yields MDDSEKAASIKPSVSEAQVVELVGRLYGLKVSKVQPLPSYMDQNFHVLVSETQASGDPSESYVLKVLNTVDSQDADMVEVQTQVMMLLNRKGFPSPTPIPTIDGKIMSLETISCGQEFKKHMVRLFTYLPGTPLQKIPANPQILYKVGQTLAQINKALKEFQHPNLKSLQRDCLIWKFSNIYQLNKYLFAVEEDRHRQTVQQIIQQFVETILPNMSNFRQSINHGDFSHTNILVQPLHSPADHAIPDHLQQELDISGILDFGNMSYGYYVWDVAICIMYQMLESNDPMRVGGHILAGFESVIPLSLQEKDALYLLVLCRFSQSLVLNRYSTLFYPENREYFQTTAGTGWKYLHHLWELGKEKVEKVWFETARTYLTSEIPTGSA from the exons ATGGACGACTCAGAGAAAGCTGCTTCAATCAAACCCTCAGTGAGTGAGGCCCAGGTGGTGGAGTTGGTTGGACGATTGTATGGTCTGAAGGTCTCCAAAGTCCAACCACTGCCCAGTTATATGGACCAGAACTTCCACGTCCTGGTATCTGAGACCCAGGCGAGTGGAGATCCGAGCGAGAGCTACGTCCTCAAGGTGCTGAACACGGTCGACAGCCAGGATGCCGATATGGTGGAAGTTCAAACTCAAGTCATGATGCTTTTGAACCGGAAAGgtttcccctcccccacaccaatCCCAACCATTGATGGCAAGATTATGTCACTGGAGACGATTA GCTGTGGTCAAGAGTTCAAGAAGCACATGGTCCGCTTGTTCACCTACCTACCAGGAACTCCACTGCAGAAAATCCCTGCAAACCCACAGATCTTGTACAAGGTTGGCCAAACTCTTGCTCAGATTAACAAGGCTCTGAAA GAATTCCAGCACCCCAACTTGAAGAGCCTCCAGCGAGATTGTTTAATCTGGAAATTTTCAAATATTTACCAGCTGAACAAGTATTTGTTTGCGGTGGAAGAGGACAGGCATCGTCAAACCGTGCAGCAAATCATTCAGCAGTTTGTGGAGACGATACTGCCAAACATGAGCAACTTCCGGCAAA GCATTAATCATGGAGACTTCAGCCATACCAACATTCTAGTCCAGCCTCTTCATTCACCAGCTGATCATGCCATCCCAGATCACCTGCAACAGGAGCTGGACATCTCGGGTATCCTAGACTTTGGCAACATGAGCTATGGTTACTATGTGTGGGATGTGGCCATATGCATTATGTACCAGATGCTTGAGAGTAATGACCCCATGCGGGTTGGTGGCCACATTCTCGCTGGCTTTGAAAGTGTGATCCCTTTATCTCTGCAGGAGAAGGATGCTTTGTATTTGTTGGTTCTTTGCAGGTTTTCTCAATCACTGGTTTTGAATAGGTACAGTACTTTGTTTTACCCAGAGAACAGGGAGTACTTTCAGACCACAGCGGGAACTGGCTGGAAGTATCTCCACCATCTCTGGGAGCTAGGGAAAGAAAAGGTGGAGAAGGTTTGGTTTGAAACGGCCAGGACCTACCTCACCAGTGAAATTCCCACTGGTTCTGCATAG